The genomic stretch GGAGGACATCGCGAAAAATCTTGAGGAAACCGGACTCTCGAAAGAAACGACGTCCGCTCGGGAACGACGCGACGAACCGGACCCCGCCCTCCTGGAAAAAATAAAGGACGGAGCCGCCCGCATGAAGATTCTGATGATGGAGGAAGCCCTGAGGGAACTGGAGCGTTACGATTACGATCATGAGGGAGAGCTGGTTTCGTGGCTGAGGGAGCAGACGGAAGCTCTGGAGTACAGCGCCGTTCTGGAGCGTCTGGAGGGGCGAAAATCCGCGAAAAGCGCTGGAGAATCCCCGACGGGTTCTGATACAATGGTTTCAAATCAGGAATGACGAGAGTGATGAAACCTGAATGATCGAGCAGTCGGATGTCGTACTCAGTGTCCATGACGAGGGAGAAAACGCCCTGAGGGCGGATTGCGTGCTTTTGGAGCCGGATCGGGAAATCAGCGCCTGGATTCGGGTGGGAGTTCCCGATCTGCGGATTCGGGACGCGGGCTGGGAAATATACCGGCTTCCGGGAGAAAAATATGCGTTTGGCCGTATTCCGGAGCTGAAGGGCGTCAAAGCGTACCTGAACGCCGGGCCGGAGCTGTCCGCGGCCCTGGTTCCCCTGGCGGGCCATCCCTGCCGGCCTCTGATTCTGGAGTGCGTGAGAGGCGTCATCCAGTCGGACTGTTTTATATTCAGAGAGCTGGGGTACGCGTCGGAGCAGGACTATGACAGGGGTTTTGCGGAGCTGTATAAAAATTCCTGCCTGTCCTACAGCAACGCGGACGAATGGGAGCCCCGCGAGCGCTTTTTCCCCAGACGGAAGGGCGTCGTTTTTACCCGGGTCATCTCCGTCCTTGTCGAGGATGAACCCGATGGATACCGTCTCGCCGTCGGTTTCAGGGATACCCATCAGCAGCTGAACGCCCGTCTGAGAACGGACAGGTCGGGAACCGTGCTGGACGCGGAGGGGAATTTTACGCTCTATCCGGACGTTCTCTGCACCAAAACCATGGCGCTGATCAAAAACCTTGCGGGGCTGAGGCTCGCGGGCATGAGCAAGGGCAAACTGGGCGCGATCGTCGGTGGGCCGTCGGGCTGCGATCATCTGCTGTCGATGTTGTACAGGGCGGGCGAGACGCTTGGCTCCGCCATCGAAAGGGACCTTCGGCCTTCCGGGTTCGAGCCCCTGAGCGGGGACAGAGAGAACGAACAGGGGAGGCTGCCGCGGATTTGAGAAGTCCCGCCGACATATTGAAGGAAGTCTTTGGTTACGCTTCCTTTCGCAAAGGACAGGATGAAATCATAAGGCATATTCTGGAAGGGCGGGATGTTCTGGGCATCATGCCCACCGGAGCGGGGAAATCGCTGTGCTACCAGATTCCCGCGCTGGCCCTCGGAGGCGTGTCGGTGGTGGTGTCGCCTCTGATTTCTCTGATGAAGGACCAGGTGGACGCCCTGCTCCAGAACGGTGTTCGCGCGGCGGCGCTCCACAGCGCCATGGACTGGGACGAAGTGCGGGAAACTGTGGGAGAGGTACGCCACGGCCGCGTCGAACTGCTTTACGTCGCGCCGGAAAGATTCGAAAACCTGGGATTTCGGGAGCTTTTCGCCACGCTGAACCTGCGCCTGCTCGTCATCGACGAGGCCCACTGCATTTCCCAGTGGGGCCATGATTTCCGGCCTTCCTACCTGAAACTTCCCGGCGCTGTGGAGCTTCTTTCCCGGCGTCCCCCGGTGGCGGCCTTCACAGCCACGGCCACCCCTGAGGTGCGGGAGGACATCGTCCTTCGGCTGGGGTTGAAGGACCCTTTTGTGCTGACCACGGGCTTTGATCGGGAAAACCTGTTTTTTCAGGTGGAAAGCCCCCCGAAGAAGATGGACTTTCTCCTGGATTACCTCGAAAAATTTTCCGGGGCCGCGGGGATCGTCTACTGTTCGACCCGAAAAGCGGTGGAGAACGTCTGCGACGCTCTGGTGGCAAAGGGAATCCCTGCCGCCCGCTACCACGCTGGTCTGTCGGAGACGGCCCGAAGCAGAAATCAGGACGCCTTCGCCTGCGACCGCCGTCCGGTCATGGTGGCCAC from Synergistaceae bacterium encodes the following:
- a CDS encoding DUF2889 domain-containing protein codes for the protein MIEQSDVVLSVHDEGENALRADCVLLEPDREISAWIRVGVPDLRIRDAGWEIYRLPGEKYAFGRIPELKGVKAYLNAGPELSAALVPLAGHPCRPLILECVRGVIQSDCFIFRELGYASEQDYDRGFAELYKNSCLSYSNADEWEPRERFFPRRKGVVFTRVISVLVEDEPDGYRLAVGFRDTHQQLNARLRTDRSGTVLDAEGNFTLYPDVLCTKTMALIKNLAGLRLAGMSKGKLGAIVGGPSGCDHLLSMLYRAGETLGSAIERDLRPSGFEPLSGDRENEQGRLPRI